In Actinobacillus indolicus, a single genomic region encodes these proteins:
- a CDS encoding IS30-like element ISApl1 family transposase: MMSTSYRHLTINEREKIMILLAQGKKQAEIAKALGRSSSTISRELKRHALESYSATNAQNSYLKHRQNSKAQRKLEQPEYFNLVQEKFLTENWSPEQISARLKLEKSELSISYSTIYRGIYSGLFDIGERKASRKLRHKGKTRHTKNHHEKRGKIQISNHLNDRPISAQNRSRFGHWEADTVLGKAGGACLLTLTERKSRFELVKKIPAKKAEAVQKAMIELLDSHILRSITPDRGKEFAQHRLVTEALGVEFYFPEPHQPWTRGTNENTNGLLREYFPKHQDINQWSEVDIQQVVNKLNLRPRKCLGWKTPYEVYFKKTLHLV; encoded by the coding sequence ATGATGAGTACTTCCTACCGACATCTTACAATAAACGAGCGAGAAAAGATAATGATTTTACTCGCACAGGGCAAAAAACAAGCAGAAATTGCCAAAGCACTGGGACGTAGCTCCAGCACCATTTCTCGCGAGCTGAAACGACACGCTCTAGAAAGCTACAGTGCAACGAACGCACAAAACAGCTATTTGAAGCATCGTCAAAACAGCAAAGCACAGCGCAAATTAGAGCAGCCTGAATATTTCAATTTGGTGCAAGAAAAGTTTCTGACAGAAAACTGGTCGCCCGAACAAATCAGCGCACGATTAAAATTGGAAAAATCTGAATTATCCATTAGTTATTCAACCATTTATCGTGGTATTTATTCAGGGTTGTTTGATATAGGCGAACGCAAAGCCAGTCGCAAACTGCGCCACAAAGGCAAAACACGGCATACAAAAAATCATCATGAAAAACGTGGCAAAATTCAGATATCCAACCATTTGAACGACCGTCCCATTTCGGCGCAAAATCGCAGTCGCTTTGGGCATTGGGAAGCCGATACCGTACTGGGTAAAGCGGGTGGAGCTTGTTTGCTGACGCTGACGGAACGCAAAAGTCGTTTTGAGTTGGTGAAGAAAATTCCTGCCAAAAAAGCCGAAGCAGTCCAAAAAGCCATGATTGAATTGCTGGATTCACATATATTGCGGTCAATTACGCCAGACCGTGGTAAAGAATTTGCCCAACATCGTTTGGTAACAGAAGCACTGGGTGTAGAATTTTACTTCCCCGAGCCGCATCAACCGTGGACACGGGGAACGAATGAAAATACAAATGGGTTACTTCGTGAATACTTTCCGAAGCACCAAGACATCAATCAGTGGAGCGAAGTTGATATTCAACAGGTGGTCAATAAACTGAATTTACGACCACGTAAATGTTTAGGTTGGAAAACACCTTATGAAGTTTACTTCAAAAAAACGTTGCACTTGGTTTGA
- a CDS encoding ATP-binding cassette domain-containing protein, protein MNIPLSSLSVSDVTVRYSNGHTAIHDVTFRLDGGTICALLGVNGSGKSTLFKSIMGLVQPKGKIELCGLPVNQALKRNLVAYVPQSEEVDWQFPVSVYDVVMMGRYGYMNFLRIPSAVDKQKVAEAMERVNIVHLADRQIGELSGGQKKRVFLARSLAQESKIILLDEPFTGVDVNTENAIIDLLKQLRDSSHLILVSTHNLAAVPSFCDQAVMINRTVLATGTIETTFTPENLERVFGGVLRYQQLFGEHKE, encoded by the coding sequence ATGAACATTCCCCTGAGTTCTCTTTCTGTTTCCGATGTCACCGTTCGTTATAGCAACGGACACACGGCAATTCACGATGTTACTTTTCGCCTTGACGGTGGCACAATCTGTGCATTACTTGGGGTGAACGGCAGTGGCAAATCAACCTTATTTAAAAGCATTATGGGTTTAGTTCAGCCAAAAGGAAAGATTGAGCTATGCGGACTGCCTGTCAATCAAGCCTTAAAACGCAATCTTGTTGCTTATGTGCCACAAAGTGAAGAAGTGGACTGGCAATTTCCTGTCTCGGTTTATGATGTGGTAATGATGGGGCGTTATGGCTATATGAATTTTCTGCGTATCCCTTCTGCTGTGGATAAGCAAAAAGTCGCCGAAGCAATGGAGCGGGTCAATATCGTTCACCTTGCGGATCGTCAAATCGGCGAACTTTCAGGGGGGCAGAAAAAACGGGTATTTTTGGCTCGTTCGCTTGCTCAAGAGAGCAAAATTATCTTACTTGACGAACCTTTCACTGGCGTGGACGTAAATACCGAAAATGCGATCATCGATTTACTCAAACAGCTTCGGGATAGCAGTCACTTAATCCTTGTTTCTACCCACAATTTAGCCGCTGTACCAAGTTTTTGCGATCAAGCGGTAATGATTAATCGCACAGTGTTAGCAACAGGAACTATCGAAACGACATTCACCCCTGAAAATCTTGAACGAGTATTTGGCGGTGTCTTACGTTATCAGCAGTTATTCGGAGAACATAAGGAATAA
- a CDS encoding metal ABC transporter permease, whose translation MLELLLEPFSYDYMFKAIVVSGAIGAVCAFLSAYLMLKGWSLIGDALSHAVVPGVALAYALSLPYAVGAFFSGFLATIAILAVKSVTKLREDAVIGFIFTTFFALGLLIISINPTSVNVQSIILGNILGIADEDMLQVVIILSVSLFFLVIYWKDLLLVFFDEIQAKAVGISPMRLKVLFFSLLSACIVAALQSVGAILVIAMVVTPGATAYLLTDKFGKLLIIAISLGGFSGFFGAYLSYFVDGATGGFIVTLQTLLFLLAFFFAPKYGLLSRKFAKNSAKPTACQGSE comes from the coding sequence ATGCTTGAGTTACTGCTAGAACCTTTTTCCTACGATTATATGTTTAAAGCGATTGTAGTAAGCGGTGCAATCGGGGCGGTCTGTGCTTTTTTGTCTGCCTATTTAATGCTCAAAGGCTGGTCGCTGATTGGTGATGCCTTATCGCACGCCGTCGTCCCTGGTGTTGCATTGGCTTATGCCTTGTCCTTGCCTTATGCTGTCGGGGCTTTCTTTTCGGGATTTCTTGCCACTATTGCTATCTTAGCGGTTAAATCCGTTACAAAATTGCGAGAAGATGCGGTAATTGGCTTTATTTTTACCACCTTTTTTGCCTTAGGTTTATTAATTATTTCCATCAATCCAACGTCCGTTAATGTGCAATCCATCATTCTCGGCAATATCTTAGGCATTGCCGATGAAGATATGTTACAAGTGGTGATTATTTTATCGGTGTCACTCTTTTTTCTAGTGATTTACTGGAAAGATTTATTACTCGTCTTTTTTGATGAAATTCAAGCTAAAGCCGTAGGCATCTCGCCGATGCGACTTAAAGTGCTGTTTTTCAGCTTACTCAGTGCCTGTATCGTTGCCGCACTACAAAGTGTCGGTGCAATTTTAGTGATCGCAATGGTTGTCACCCCAGGGGCAACGGCTTATTTATTAACGGATAAATTCGGCAAATTATTGATTATCGCAATTTCACTTGGCGGTTTTAGTGGATTTTTTGGTGCTTATTTAAGCTATTTTGTTGATGGTGCGACGGGCGGATTTATTGTCACACTACAAACTCTACTGTTTTTATTGGCGTTTTTCTTCGCCCCTAAATATGGTTTACTCTCACGCAAATTTGCAAAAAATTCAGCTAAACCGACCGCTTGTCAAGGGAGCGAATAA
- a CDS encoding metal ABC transporter permease: MDALYQWFAEPLAFPFIQQALVIGVVVALICAVLSCYLVLKGWSLMGDAISHAVLPGIVIAYLLAIPLAIGAFVSGIFCAVAVGYLKENSRIKEDTVMGIVFSGMFALGLVMFAKVETDQHLMHILFGDLLGITDNEFYQTLAISLVVLLVILVKRRDFLLYCFDASHARTVGFNIKVLHYSLLVLLALVIISAMQVVGVILVVAMLITPGITGYILAKRFDRMLLIAIFTAVNSAFWGVFLSFHFDVATGPCIVLLQAVGFLIALVITKLKGLKG, encoded by the coding sequence ATGGACGCACTCTATCAATGGTTTGCTGAACCGCTCGCTTTCCCTTTTATACAACAAGCCTTAGTTATCGGTGTTGTGGTCGCCTTGATCTGTGCCGTATTGTCCTGCTATTTAGTGCTAAAAGGTTGGTCGCTAATGGGCGATGCGATCTCACACGCCGTATTACCAGGGATTGTGATTGCTTATTTACTTGCTATTCCGTTAGCCATCGGGGCTTTTGTTTCGGGCATTTTCTGTGCCGTTGCCGTTGGCTATCTCAAAGAAAATAGCCGTATAAAAGAAGATACGGTAATGGGGATTGTCTTTTCGGGAATGTTTGCATTAGGTTTGGTGATGTTTGCCAAAGTCGAAACAGATCAACATCTAATGCACATCTTATTTGGCGATCTGCTTGGGATTACCGACAATGAATTTTACCAAACCCTAGCTATCTCTCTTGTGGTGTTATTAGTTATCTTAGTAAAACGCCGAGATTTTCTACTTTACTGCTTTGATGCTAGCCACGCTCGCACCGTTGGCTTTAATATCAAAGTGTTACATTACAGCTTACTGGTTTTATTGGCATTAGTGATCATTAGTGCAATGCAAGTGGTCGGCGTGATTTTAGTGGTCGCAATGTTGATTACCCCGGGGATCACAGGCTACATACTTGCCAAACGCTTTGACCGAATGCTGCTGATCGCCATCTTTACTGCGGTAAACAGTGCTTTCTGGGGCGTGTTTTTAAGTTTCCATTTTGATGTCGCCACAGGACCTTGCATTGTGTTGTTGCAAGCGGTAGGGTTTTTGATAGCGTTGGTGATTACCAAGTTAAAAGGGCTGAAAGGCTAA
- a CDS encoding MATE family efflux transporter, with the protein MNFQWQKYPENTQKLFKLSIPIFISQLAASGMGLADIIMAGLVSDDDVSAIAVSNSIYFPLFLFVLGILNAITPTVSYLNGSSQRSLIAHQIRQGVWIVLMLSVPLIFIYLNAHLILDLMDTPKAFSGKAQDYLTALSVGIIPALLAVNLRCFNDGLSNPKPAMYITFFGLILNIPLNYIFIFGKFGMPELGAVGCGVATAIVNWVMFGLILHYCYTNPAQKDIRLFEKWIEKPCKATLSKLFKLGTPIGFALFTEVMLFAASSLIISPLGSQVVASHQVALQTSSLFFMIPLSFSIATTILVGQTLGEKRVAEAKYLTYHAIFTGAMVAMGLAMVILLLKDLIPHAFTSDPTSIAIASSLLIFAAIYQIPDSIQAVCNGILRGYKNTKPILLTTLICYWLIGMPLGTILAHTDWIVQPMAATGFWLTFCVCLSLAAGLFFYFMRKIQAVPEEVLIQRLEAMK; encoded by the coding sequence ATGAACTTTCAATGGCAGAAATATCCTGAAAATACACAAAAATTATTCAAACTTTCGATCCCGATTTTTATCTCTCAGTTGGCTGCGTCAGGAATGGGGCTGGCAGATATTATTATGGCAGGGTTAGTCAGTGACGATGATGTCTCAGCGATTGCGGTCAGTAATTCGATCTACTTTCCCTTGTTTTTATTTGTGCTGGGGATATTAAATGCGATTACCCCAACGGTTTCTTATCTGAACGGTTCGAGCCAACGTTCGCTGATTGCACATCAAATCCGTCAAGGCGTTTGGATTGTGTTAATGCTAAGCGTGCCGTTGATCTTTATCTATCTCAATGCCCATTTGATTTTAGATCTAATGGATACCCCAAAAGCCTTTTCAGGAAAAGCACAAGATTATCTCACCGCTTTAAGTGTCGGGATTATTCCAGCTTTGCTTGCGGTGAACTTACGCTGTTTTAACGATGGGCTGTCCAACCCTAAGCCAGCGATGTATATCACCTTTTTTGGCTTAATTTTAAACATTCCACTCAACTATATTTTTATCTTCGGCAAATTTGGTATGCCCGAATTAGGGGCGGTTGGCTGTGGTGTGGCAACGGCAATCGTAAACTGGGTAATGTTTGGGCTGATTTTACATTATTGTTATACCAACCCAGCTCAAAAGGATATTCGTCTGTTTGAAAAATGGATCGAGAAACCCTGTAAAGCGACATTAAGCAAACTGTTTAAACTCGGCACACCGATAGGCTTTGCTCTGTTTACTGAAGTAATGCTGTTTGCGGCATCTTCCTTGATTATCTCACCGCTTGGCTCGCAAGTGGTGGCAAGCCATCAGGTTGCCTTACAAACCAGCTCGCTGTTTTTTATGATCCCACTTTCGTTTAGCATTGCCACAACCATTTTAGTTGGGCAAACCTTAGGGGAAAAGCGAGTTGCAGAAGCAAAATATCTGACTTATCACGCTATTTTTACGGGGGCAATGGTCGCAATGGGGTTAGCAATGGTGATTTTACTGCTCAAAGATCTGATCCCTCATGCCTTTACCAGTGATCCAACGTCTATTGCTATTGCATCTAGTTTATTGATTTTTGCAGCGATCTATCAAATTCCCGACTCAATCCAAGCGGTATGCAATGGCATTTTGCGTGGTTATAAAAATACCAAGCCTATTTTGCTAACAACCTTAATTTGCTACTGGTTAATCGGAATGCCACTAGGCACTATTTTGGCTCACACCGATTGGATCGTTCAGCCGATGGCGGCAACAGGATTTTGGCTGACATTCTGTGTCTGCTTAAGTTTAGCCGCAGGACTATTTTTCTACTTTATGCGGAAAATTCAGGCTGTGCCCGAAGAGGTGTTAATTCAAAGATTGGAAGCAATGAAGTAA
- the rluA gene encoding bifunctional tRNA pseudouridine(32) synthase/23S rRNA pseudouridine(746) synthase RluA, producing MALIEYNPPVEPWLDEVYRDNHILVINKPSGLLSVPGNRPEYQDSAMVRVQQKYGFTEPAHRLDMATSGILLFALSKQAEKELKRQFREREPKKHYQALVWGKLGEKVGDTGTMNFPLICDWENRPRQKICYERGKQAVTFYEVLAHYPNNTTRVKLTPYTGRSHQLRVHCLALGHPIVGDKFYANPLAKSLSPRLCLHAEALTITHPITQKVMTFEAKPEF from the coding sequence ATGGCATTAATCGAATACAATCCCCCTGTTGAGCCTTGGCTTGACGAAGTTTATCGTGATAATCATATTTTAGTGATTAATAAACCAAGTGGCTTACTTTCAGTACCTGGAAATCGCCCTGAATATCAAGACAGTGCGATGGTGCGTGTGCAACAGAAATACGGTTTTACTGAGCCGGCTCACCGTTTAGATATGGCGACAAGCGGTATTTTGTTGTTTGCATTAAGCAAACAGGCGGAAAAAGAACTCAAACGTCAATTTCGTGAACGTGAGCCGAAAAAGCACTATCAAGCGTTAGTTTGGGGCAAATTAGGCGAAAAAGTTGGCGATACGGGGACAATGAATTTTCCGTTAATTTGCGACTGGGAAAATCGTCCACGCCAAAAAATTTGCTACGAACGGGGTAAACAAGCGGTCACTTTTTACGAAGTGCTTGCACATTATCCTAATAACACCACAAGGGTGAAATTAACCCCTTATACTGGGCGTTCGCACCAATTACGCGTACACTGTTTAGCCTTAGGTCACCCAATTGTGGGGGATAAATTTTATGCGAATCCGTTAGCAAAAAGCCTATCTCCAAGGCTCTGTTTACACGCAGAAGCATTAACCATTACGCACCCGATTACGCAAAAAGTGATGACATTTGAAGCGAAACCTGAATTTTAA
- a CDS encoding putative selenate ABC transporter substrate-binding protein yields the protein MKPLFASFATAFTALSVLFSSVAIASPSDKTFKISAIPDYNAAEMTRSFDSFAEYLGKETGLKVQYVPVTDYAAVVTAFRRGEIDLVWFGGLTGVQARAKVQGAEAIAQRPQDEKFKSVFIKQKGLDNVKEIKDVKGHTLAFGSESSTSGHLMPRFFLTEAGINPEKDLDAQPTYSGSHDKTYGLVEAGSVQIGAVNKQYWDKMVKEGKVNHDKVELFYTTPDYYDYNWTINLVDKKFGDGTKEKVKAALLKADASSSQVMNLLSAEKFTPTQNSNYQDIEKVAKELKLIK from the coding sequence ATGAAACCGCTTTTTGCAAGTTTTGCAACTGCTTTCACCGCTCTCAGCGTGCTGTTTAGCTCAGTTGCTATCGCATCACCTTCCGATAAAACCTTTAAAATCAGTGCTATTCCTGACTATAACGCTGCCGAAATGACCCGTTCATTCGACAGTTTTGCTGAGTATTTAGGCAAAGAAACAGGGTTAAAGGTGCAATATGTGCCTGTCACCGATTATGCTGCCGTAGTCACCGCATTCCGTCGTGGTGAAATTGATTTAGTCTGGTTCGGTGGTTTAACGGGGGTACAAGCTCGTGCCAAAGTGCAAGGTGCTGAAGCTATCGCACAACGTCCGCAAGATGAGAAATTTAAGTCCGTCTTTATCAAGCAAAAAGGCTTAGATAATGTGAAAGAGATTAAAGATGTTAAAGGTCACACCCTTGCTTTTGGTAGCGAAAGTTCGACATCAGGTCATTTAATGCCTCGCTTTTTCTTAACGGAAGCTGGAATTAACCCTGAAAAAGACTTAGACGCTCAACCGACTTACAGTGGTTCGCACGATAAAACCTACGGCTTAGTAGAAGCAGGTTCAGTGCAAATCGGTGCAGTGAATAAGCAGTACTGGGATAAAATGGTGAAAGAAGGCAAAGTTAATCACGATAAAGTCGAGCTTTTCTACACCACACCGGATTACTATGATTACAACTGGACTATTAATCTTGTTGATAAAAAATTTGGTGACGGTACCAAAGAGAAAGTCAAAGCTGCATTATTAAAAGCCGATGCGTCAAGCTCGCAGGTGATGAATTTACTCTCTGCCGAGAAGTTTACCCCAACGCAAAACAGCAACTATCAAGATATTGAGAAAGTGGCGAAAGAGCTGAAGTTGATTAAGTAA
- a CDS encoding DMT family transporter, whose product MNAWILLCISIFAEVCGTTALKYSDGFTKPLPTFCAIVAFGIAFYLVSIVFRTLPVGLVYAVWSGAGIVLTALIAFIFFGQRPDFFGLLGMTMILGGVLIINLLSKTSAH is encoded by the coding sequence ATGAACGCTTGGATTTTATTATGTATTTCTATTTTTGCTGAAGTTTGTGGAACCACAGCATTAAAATATAGCGACGGTTTTACAAAGCCACTTCCTACGTTTTGTGCTATTGTCGCTTTTGGAATTGCTTTTTATTTAGTGTCTATTGTGTTTAGAACTCTGCCTGTTGGATTAGTCTATGCCGTTTGGTCAGGTGCAGGTATTGTATTAACTGCATTAATTGCCTTTATCTTTTTTGGACAACGCCCTGATTTCTTCGGCTTACTGGGTATGACAATGATTTTAGGTGGTGTGCTTATTATCAATTTACTTTCTAAGACATCGGCTCATTAA
- a CDS encoding phosphonate ABC transporter ATP-binding protein has protein sequence MMQSLLSFHHTTKHFGKQAVLDDICLTIRSGEIVALVGPSGSGKSTLMNSIMRAVPLTSGEIWLENRNIQDYQDNKQFAQQVGMLHQQYDLVKQLEVIHNVLAGRLNQWGFWQSLFSLVKPQERHLAEQALAAVGLLDKIDQPTAELSGGEQQRVAIARLLVQNPKLILADEPVSALDPVNAQNVLALLTGLVREQGKTLIASMHSVEYAKAYFDRMIGIKQGKIVFDLQTEQVTQEQLNVLYGLVRNET, from the coding sequence ATGATGCAATCTCTCTTATCATTCCACCACACCACCAAACATTTCGGCAAGCAAGCCGTTTTAGACGACATCTGTTTAACCATTCGCTCAGGTGAAATCGTGGCGTTAGTCGGGCCGAGTGGATCGGGAAAATCGACATTAATGAATAGCATTATGCGTGCCGTGCCTTTAACAAGCGGTGAGATTTGGCTGGAAAATCGCAACATTCAAGATTATCAAGATAACAAGCAGTTTGCCCAACAAGTCGGTATGCTTCATCAACAGTATGATTTAGTCAAACAACTGGAAGTTATCCACAATGTCTTAGCTGGCAGGCTGAACCAGTGGGGCTTTTGGCAATCTTTGTTCTCTTTAGTTAAACCGCAAGAAAGACACCTTGCCGAGCAAGCACTTGCTGCCGTTGGGCTATTGGATAAAATCGATCAGCCAACTGCCGAACTGTCGGGTGGTGAGCAGCAGCGTGTTGCGATAGCTCGTCTGTTAGTGCAAAACCCTAAATTGATTTTAGCTGATGAACCAGTGTCCGCACTCGATCCTGTTAATGCACAAAATGTCTTGGCATTATTGACAGGGCTGGTGAGAGAGCAGGGGAAAACATTGATTGCCAGTATGCATTCGGTGGAATATGCCAAAGCCTATTTTGATCGTATGATCGGCATTAAACAGGGAAAAATTGTGTTTGATTTGCAAACAGAGCAAGTCACTCAAGAGCAACTCAATGTCTTATACGGATTGGTAAGAAATGAAACATAA
- a CDS encoding PhnE/PtxC family ABC transporter permease — MKHNRPLGLNERRNLLTGMLLLAFLLSLFAVDNDKGLMHSGGWATLTRLFSSLLSPDFSTDLLKLALQSTWLTFAYALITLSLSMFGGFCLSIFASGVLFRSLILQGAARAILGFLRAIHELIWAWFFVAAVGLNPIGAVFALAIPYSGYLGKIYADTLQAVPSKPIFALKEAGATPLQCLIYGYLPQALPTMLSYTMYRLECAIRSSSVLSFVGLGGIGMQIQLSLQDLKYDQVWTFLIFLVGLIVLVDHWSYAVRSRVK, encoded by the coding sequence ATGAAACATAACCGACCGCTTGGACTAAATGAACGGCGAAATTTGCTGACGGGCATGTTGTTGCTTGCATTTTTGTTGAGCCTATTTGCTGTCGATAACGACAAAGGGTTGATGCATTCTGGTGGTTGGGCAACGCTTACTCGACTATTTTCCAGCTTATTGTCCCCTGACTTTTCTACTGATTTACTGAAACTCGCCTTGCAATCCACTTGGCTCACTTTTGCTTATGCCTTGATTACACTCTCTTTGTCTATGTTTGGTGGATTTTGCTTAAGCATTTTTGCTTCTGGTGTGCTGTTTCGTTCACTCATTTTGCAGGGGGCAGCTCGAGCGATATTGGGCTTTCTACGTGCTATTCACGAATTGATTTGGGCATGGTTCTTTGTGGCTGCTGTCGGGTTAAATCCGATAGGTGCAGTGTTTGCCCTTGCTATTCCTTATTCTGGCTACTTAGGCAAAATCTATGCAGATACATTACAAGCGGTGCCATCTAAGCCGATTTTTGCATTAAAAGAAGCAGGGGCAACGCCGCTGCAATGTTTGATTTATGGCTATCTGCCCCAAGCCTTGCCGACGATGTTGAGCTATACCATGTATCGACTTGAATGTGCGATCCGCTCTTCATCGGTGCTATCTTTTGTCGGATTGGGAGGGATCGGCATGCAAATTCAGCTTTCCTTGCAAGATCTGAAATACGATCAGGTTTGGACATTTCTGATCTTCCTTGTCGGGTTAATTGTTTTGGTTGATCACTGGAGCTACGCTGTCAGGAGCCGAGTAAAATGA
- a CDS encoding PhnE/PtxC family ABC transporter permease, translated as MRKHLDRYFIRYSFWAVLGLIGLSWGYILKDQPTALSELFRTENWDYLTEFLAGMAGIGEELPSYLDPEMWQKALWLSWETFVMSILATGIAGMAMFLLVLPSARNVAQGHFRHRTQWYHRAAYYLSRGLFLFSRSVPELMWAMILVFIFKPGIIPGALALAIHNFGVLGKLCGEVVEDMDEKPIRHLMQNGASQNQILFYGIYPAVMRAFLNYILYRMENIIRATLIVGFVGASGLGMQFKLAMSFFHYSEITLYLLCYLLLVYVTDALSALAKKFISEKN; from the coding sequence ATGAGAAAACATCTCGACCGCTATTTTATCCGCTATTCCTTTTGGGCGGTGCTAGGGCTTATCGGGCTATCGTGGGGCTATATTCTTAAAGACCAACCTACCGCACTGAGCGAACTGTTTCGAACGGAAAATTGGGATTATCTTACGGAATTTTTAGCTGGCATGGCTGGTATAGGTGAAGAGCTGCCTTCCTATCTTGACCCTGAAATGTGGCAAAAAGCCCTATGGCTTTCGTGGGAAACCTTTGTGATGAGTATTCTGGCAACGGGTATTGCAGGCATGGCGATGTTCCTTTTGGTTCTGCCGTCCGCTCGCAACGTAGCACAGGGGCATTTTCGTCACAGAACACAGTGGTATCACCGTGCTGCCTATTATCTCAGCCGGGGGCTCTTTCTGTTTAGCCGCTCTGTACCGGAATTAATGTGGGCGATGATTTTAGTCTTTATCTTCAAACCGGGGATCATTCCAGGGGCATTAGCATTAGCCATTCACAACTTCGGCGTATTAGGCAAGCTGTGCGGCGAAGTGGTTGAAGATATGGACGAAAAACCGATCCGTCATTTAATGCAAAACGGGGCTTCGCAAAACCAAATTCTGTTTTACGGGATTTATCCTGCGGTGATGCGTGCTTTTCTCAATTACATTCTTTATCGTATGGAAAACATTATTCGGGCAACGCTGATTGTCGGTTTTGTCGGGGCAAGCGGTTTAGGTATGCAGTTTAAACTGGCGATGAGTTTTTTCCATTACTCTGAAATTACCCTTTATCTGCTGTGTTATTTGCTGTTAGTTTATGTGACCGATGCATTGTCGGCGTTGGCAAAGAAATTTATTTCTGAAAAAAATTGA